In Marmota flaviventris isolate mMarFla1 chromosome 15, mMarFla1.hap1, whole genome shotgun sequence, a single window of DNA contains:
- the Spatc1 gene encoding speriolin produces the protein MSLLTNYEGLRHQIERLVRENEELKKLVRLIRENQELKSAIKTQAGGLNISGLTSGLGEMAASPSQRQGNGVFLPPSPAAAANEQVLEEVGVVALAPLADMLSSPQPSPAVGSFVSPMMGPLNTLLSNPVPVSQSSPLTSLLTGPLSMTPGATLTNSLGLTSTGSLSPGSPLASTLAGPMAVSQSSPLMTPMAGPVAVSLSSPLLTSAAAPLGVSQNLLASPMGGLIVPEAPGVRLADTLQGGHSGPLSSAGAGPTINSKVTLASEHPQPIQEPEPLSVTFVGAPLQTSTPVGIMAMPGPTTALYGTADVRIQPGVPQGQMVPASIPTSPTASPAGTVPAPTPQAATNCTPSGTIPTPPRVQHSPSRPLPVPHSPPRNPQSSPRTSSSPALVNDTRGYSRTTEPSRKGLLELERKMAHRKTSKFPDSTRESKQLAWERLVGEIAFQLDRRILSSIFPERVRLYGFTVSNIPEKIIQASLNPRDHKLDEELCQTLTQRYVSIMNRLQSLGYNGRVHPALTEQLVNAYGILRERPELAASEGGSYTVDFLQRVLVETVHPSMLTDALLLLSCLNQLAHDDGKPMFIW, from the exons ATGTCTCTACTCACCAATTATGAGGGGCTTCGGCATCAGATAGAGAGGCTGGTGCGGGAGAATGAGGAACTGAAGAAGCTTGTGCGGCTCATTCGGGAGAATCAAGAGCTCAAGTCTGCAATCAAGACTCAGGCAGGCGGCCTTAACATCAGTGGGCTCACCAGTGGGCTCGGAGAGATGGCAGCAAGTCCTTCCCAACGCCAGG GAAATG GTGTCTTCCTGCCCCCGTCCCCAGCTGCAGCAGCAAACGAACAAGTCCTGGAAGAAGTGGGGGTTGTGGCCCTGGCACCCCTGGCAGACATGCTGAGCAgcccacaacccagccctgcagTGGGCTCCTTTGTGAGCCCCATGATGGGCCCTCTCAACACGCTGCTGTCCAACCCGGTGCCTGTGTCACAGAGCAGCCCACTCACCAGCCTCCTGACCGGCCCCCTGAGCA TGACCCCTGGGGCCACCTTGACCAACTCCCTGGGCCTAACCTCCACCGGCTCCCTGAGTCCAGGCAGCCCCTTGGCCAGCACCCTGGCAGGCCCCATGGCTGTGTCTCAGAGCAGTCCCCTGATGACCCCCATGGCAGGCCCAGTAGCCGTCTCTCTGAGCAGCCCCCTGCTCACCTCCGCAGCTGCCCCCCTAGGTGTCTCTCAGAACCTTCTGGCCAGCCCCATGGGCGGCCTGATTGTGCCAGAGGCCCCAGGGGTACGGCTGGCAGACACGCTCCAAGGAGGTCACTCTGGGCCCCTTTCCTCAGCTGGTGCAGGGCCCACCATCAACTCCAAAG TCACACTCGCCAGTGAACACCCCCAGCCAATCCAGGAACCAGAACCCCTCAGCGTGACATTTGTGGGTGCACCCCTCCAGACCTCCACCCCGGTGGGCATCATGGCCATGCCTGGTCCCACGACAGCCTTGTATGGCACCGCAGATGTCCGAATCCAGCCCGGTGTCCCCCAGGGACAGATGGTCCCTGCCTCTATCCCTACCTCCCCAACTGCCTCTCCTGCTGGCAcagtccctgcccccaccccccaagctGCCACCAACTGCACCCCCTCAGGCACCATCCCCACCCCTCCCCGAGTGCAGCACTCTCCCAGCCGGCCCTTGCCTGTCCCCCATTCTCCTCCACGCAACCCCCAATCCTCACCACGTACTTCATCCTCCCCGGCTTTGGTGAATGACACCCGGGGGTATTCACGTACCACGGAACCATCTCGGAAAGGCCTCCTGGAGTTGGAGCGGAAGATGGCCCACCGCAAGACGAGCAAGTTCCCCGACAGTACCCGAG AGTCGAAGCAGCTGGCCTGGGAGAGGCTGGTGGGGGAGATCGCCTTCCAGCTGGACCGCAGGATCCTGTCCAGCATCTTCCCGGAGCGCGTACGCCTCTACGGCTTCACTGTCTCCAACATTCCAGAGAAGATCATCCAG GCATCCCTGAACCCCCGTGACCACAAGCTGGACGAGGAGCTGTGCCAGACACTCACTCAGCGCTACGTGAGCATCATGAACAGGCTGCAGAGTCTGGGCTACAATGGGCGGGTACATCCTGCGCTGACAGAGCAGCTGGTGAATGCGTATGGCATCCTGCGTGAGAGGCCTGAGCTGGCCGCATCAGAGGGCGGCTCCTACACTGTGGACTTCCTGCAGCGCGTGCTGGTGGAGACAGTGCACCCCAGCATGCTCACTGACGCGCTGCTGTTGCTCTCGTGCCTCAATCAGCTGGCACACGATGATGGCAAGCCAATGTTCATCTGGTGA